TCGCCGCGCGCTGCTCGCCTATCGCGACGGCGCGCGCCTGCACGCCGGCACGCGACCGCGCGCGCTGCATTTCAGTTCGATCGAACGCAAGGTCGCGCTGCTCGGTGAAGCGGGTTTCAAGCCGGACGAGGCGGTCGACGTGATGGTCGCGATCGGGCGCTTCGTGGTCGGATGGGTGCTGGAAGAGCAGGCGCGGCCGGACGGCGACACCGATGCGCTGCTGCCGGATGCGGCCGAATACCCGTTGTTCGCGCAAGGCTGGGCCGCGCTGCGCGAGCGCAGCGGCGACGAAGCGTTCGAGCGCGGTATCGCATGGATCGTCGACGGCGCGCGCGCGCGCCTGGCGGCGCGTCGGGCGGGCTGAGCGGTTAGTCCGGCGTGCGGCCGTCGAGCACGCGTTCGAGCGCGTCGAGCGCGCGGGCCGTCGAATCCGGCGCGATGCAGTCGACCACGATCCGCTCCGGCATCGCCCGCAGCCACGTGATCTGGCGCTTGCACAGCTGGCGTGTCGCGAAGATGCCCTTGTCGCGCATCGTCCGGTAGTCGCTATCGCCGTCGAGGAATTCCCATGCCTGGCGGTAGCCGACGCAACGCATCGACGGCAGGTCGGGATGGAGATCGTCGCGGCGCCGCAGCCGTTCGACTTCGTCGATGAAGCCCGCGTCGAGCATCGCGTCGAAGCGCTGCGCGATCCGCGCGTGCAGTACCGCGCGGTCCGACGGCTCGAGCGCGACCGGCACGAAGCGATACGCTGCGGCCGCATCGTCGGTGCGGCGCGGCGCGGCGAGCAGCGCCGACATCGGTTGTCCGCTCAGCATGAAGATTTCCAGTGCACGCTGGATTCGCTGCGAATCGTTCGGCGCGAGCCGCGCGGCCGTGTCGGGATCGACCTGCGCGAGCCGCGCGTGCAGCGCGGGCCAGCCGTCGCGCGCGGCGTCGGCGTCGAGTGCCGCGCGGACCTCCGGGTCGGCGCCCGGCAAGTCGTTGAGCCCTTGCGTCAGCGCCTTGTAGTACAGCATCGTGCCGCCCGCGAGCAACGGCGTGCAGCCGCGCGCGACGATCTCGCCGATCAGCCGGAGCGTGTCGGCGCGGAATTCCGCGGCCGAATACGCGTCCGCCGGGTCGATGATGTCGATCAGGTGATGCGGCACGCTCGCGCGTTCCTCGCGCGACGGTTTCGCGGTGCCGATATCCATGTCGCGGTAGACGAGCGCCGAATCGACGCTGACGATCTCGATCGGGCGGCGCGCGGCGAGCGCCAGCGCCGCCGCGGTCTTGCCGGAAGCGGTGGGGCCGAGCAGGCAGGCGATCGTCGTCGGGCGGGACTGCGAGGAAGCGCTCATTGCCCGCGCATGAAGAGACGGTCGAGATCGTTCAGCGTGAGCTGATACCAGGTCGGCCGGCCGTGATTGCACTGGTCCGCGCGCTCGGTTGCCTCCATCTGGCGCAGCAGCGCGTTCATCTCGTCGAGCGTCAGGCGCCGGTTCGCGCGCACCGCGTGATGGCACGCGAGCGTGCCGAGCAGTTCGTGCTGGCGCTCGGTGAGCACCCGCGAGCCGCCGAACGCGTGCAGGTCGGCGAGCACCGCGCGCGCGAGCGACTGCAGGTCGGCATCCTTCAGCAGCGCCGGCACCGCGCGGATCGCGAGCGTCGTCGGCGACAGCACCGCGAGGTCGAAGCCGAGCGATTCGAGCGTGTCGCGCTCTTCCTCGACCGTGCCGATCTCGACCGGCGTGGCCGTCATCGAGATCGGCAGCAGCAGCGACTGCACGGCGACCGTGCGGTCGGCGAGCGCGTTCTTGAACTGCTCGTACAGGATTCGCTCGTGGGCCGCGTGCATGTCGACGATCACGAGCCCGTACGCATTCTGCGCGAGCACGTAGATGCCGTGGATCTGGCCGAGCGCGAAGCCGAGCGGCTGCTCGTCGTGCGCGCCGGCGGCGAGCGGCGTCGCGGCGAAGCCCGGCAGCGGCGCGACCGGGGCGTCGGTGGAATCGGCCGCATCGCGCGCGATGAGCGTCGTGCCGTCCGGCGTGCCCGCGCCGCTGTCCTTGCGGCCGAACAGCGCGTCGTAGAGCGCGAGCGGCTGCGCGACGGGCAGCGTGCCCTGCGTCATCCGCGCCTGGCGCATCCACGTGTTGCCCGCCGACGATGAAGACGATGGCGACGAGAAGCCGCTGCCGCCGCTACCGCCAATGCCGCCGGCGCCGCCCGGACTCTGACCGAGCGGCGTGTCGAGGAACGACGCCGGCCCGCGCGGGGCCGGTTCGAGATGCGCGGCATGGCCGCCCGCGGTGGTTTCCGGCGACGCGCCCGCGTGGCGCGCGAGCGCGCGCTGGACCGCGTGGAACACGTACTGGTGGATCGAGCGCGAATCGCGGAACCGCACTTCGATCTTCGACGGATGCACGTTCACGTCGACGGCTTCGGGCGGCAGGTCGAGGAACAGCACGTATGACGGGTAACGGTCGCCGTGCAGCACGTCCTCATAGGCCGCGCGCACAGCGTGCGTCAGCAGCTTGTCGCGCACGAAGCGCCCGTTCACGAAGAAATACTGCTGGTCGGCGCGCCCGCGGCTCGCGGTCGGCAGGCCGGCGCAGCCGTAGACGGCGAGTGGGCCGGCCTGCTCGTCGAGCGGCAGGTGCGCGGTCGCGAAGCTGTCGCCGAGGATCTTCGCGACGCGCTGCGCGGGCTCGGTCGCATTCCAGTGCTCGACGGCCTTGCCGTTGTGCAGCACCGAGATCGCGACGTCCGGCCGTGCGAGCGCCGCGCGACGGATCATTTCCAGGCAGTGGCCGAATTCGGTCTGCTCGCTCTTCAGGAACTTGCGCCGCGCGGGCGTGTTGAAGTACAGCTCGCGCACCTCGATCGTCGTGCCGATCGAGCCGGCAGCGGGCGACAGCACGCCCGTCTGCGCATCGATCTTCATCGCATGCGCGGCATCGGCCGTCCGGCTCGTGATCGACATCTCGGCGACCGACGCGATCGACGCGAGCGCTTCACCGCGAAAACCCAGCGTCGCGACCGCCTCCAGCTCCTCGAGCGAGCGGATCTTGCTGGTCGCGTGGCGCATCAGCGCGAGCGCCAGTTCGTCGGGCGGAATCCCGCAGCCGTCGTCGGTGATCGAGATGCGCTTGACGCCGCCTTCTTCCAGCACGATGCGCAGCGTCGTCGCGCCGGCGTCCATCGCGTTCTCGAGCAGCTCCTTGACGACCGACGCCGGGCGTTCGACGACCTCGCCGGCGGCGATCTGGCTGATCAGCTGGTCGGGCAGGGGCTGAATCGCGCGCAGCGGGCGCGCGGCGGGGGCGGGCGCGGCGCCCGCGGCCGTTTCGGTGATATCGGACATGGCCGAATTATAGCGAGGCGACGAACGCGTGCCCGGGTGGCGGGCCGTTACGTTTTTTCACGGAGCCTTAAGGTAGTTTCGGTATCATCACCCCGTTGCACGCGCCGCCTTGGCTGGCGGGCGCCTCGGCCATGTCTGGCCTGTCCCGGCCGTTCCGGCCCCATCGCCTTCGAGGAATCGCATTTGGATACGCTGCTTCATTTCGTCAACCTTGTCCTGCATATCGACGCTTTCCTCGGCGATTTCATCCGGCAGTACGGCGCGTGGGTCTATCTCGTCCTGTTCCTGATCGTGTTCTGCGAGACGGGGCTCGTCGTGTTCCCGTTCCTGCCCGGCGATTCGCTGCTGTTCATCGGCGGCGCGTTCGCGGCCACGGGCGAAATGAACGTCGGCCTGCTGATCGTGCTGCTGCTCGTCGCGGCGATTTCCGGCAACACCGTGAACTACCTGATCGGCCGCTGGGTCGGCCCGAAGGTGTTCAATACGCATATCCCGGTGCTCGAGCGGTTCCTCGATCGCGCCGCATTGCAGAAGACCCACTCGTTCTACGACAAGCACGGCGGCAAGACGATCGTGCTCGCGCGCTTCATCCCGGTCGTGCGCACGTTCGCGCCGTTCGTCGCGGGCGCGTCGTCGATGAGCGTCGCGCGCTTCCAGTTGTTCAACGTGATTGGCGCGCTGGTGTGGGTGCTGCTGCTCGTGCTGCTCGGCTATTTCTTCGGCAACATTCCGTTCATTCGCCAGTACCTGAATGTCATCGTGCTGGTCGGGATCGGCGCGGCGATCGTGCCGGTCGCGCTCGGCGCGGTGTGGAAGCTGGTGCGCCGGAAGCAGTCGGATAATGTGCCGAAGGCGGGTGGGCGCTGAGCACGCGCGGTTCCGTTTCTTCGCGGCAGTAAAAAAGCGTGGCAGTTCTGAACTGCCACGCTTTTTTTCGTTCGTCGATGCTGTTACGCAGTGCGATGCGAGACCGGAGTTTCGGGCGTCGGGTATTGCGCGTCGCGGAACGTCTCGAGGATCACGCGGTTGGTGTCGCAGTACACCTGCCAGTAGTGCTCGGGCGCCGTGGACGGGCGCACGAACAGCAGCGGGCCTTCCGGCGTGAACTGCAGCACGCCGACGTCCGGTGCCGGGGTGGTCAGTACGTTCGGGATCTGCTGGATCTGCGTCTTCAGGCGGTTGATCGCATCGGCCGCGTCGACGCTGTGCGCGATCTTCGCGGTCAGGTCGACGCGGCGATGCGGCGTCGCGCTGTAGTTCGCGATGTTGTCCGAGAAGATCTTGTTGTTGCCGACGATCGTCACGATGTTGTCGGCGGTGATGATCGTCGTGCCGAACAGGCCGAGCTCCTTCACCGTGCCCGTGACGCCGCCCGCGCTGATCACGTCGCCGATCTTGAACGGGCGCAGCACCTGCATGAACACGCCGGCGGCGAAATGCGCGAGCAGGCCGCCCCAGGCCGTGCCGATCGCTAGGCCGAGGCCGGCGAGCAACGCGGCGAACGAGGTGGTCTGCACGCCGAAGATCTGCAGGATCGCGAGGATCAGCAGGATCGTCAGCAGCACGCCGACGACGGAAGTCAGGTAGTCGGTGAGCGTCGGGTCGACCTTGCCGCTGCGGCGAACGACCTTGCCGAGCAGGCGGGTACCGATGCGGATCGCCCAGCGGCCGACGAACCACAAGACGATCGCGGCGAGGAGGTTGAGGCCGAAGTCGAGGCCGCGGGTCATCAGGAATTGCTGGGCGGTGGCGAGATCGATCATGCGTTCTCCGAGGTCAAGGGTAAAAGGGCGGCGCATGCACCGGAATGGGAGGCGCTTTTATAACCTGACCTGGGAGGGGCGGGCAACCGGGCTGACATTGGTTGACGTAGTGAAAAACGGGCAGGACGCGTGTGTGTGCTACCCGTCTGGTGCATCGGATCGACGCCGGTTGCGGCGTGCGACCCGGGCGTTGTCGTGTTTACTTCGCTGCGCGTCCGTAGGTGTCTTCGAAGCGGACGATGTCGTCTTCGCCGAGATACGCGCCCGACTGGACTTCGATCAGTTCGAGCGGGATCTTGCCGGGGTTCGTCAGCCGATGGGTCGCGCCGAGCGGGATGTAGGTCGACTGGTTCTCGGTCAGCATGATTTCCTTGTCGCCGTTCGTGACCAGTGCCGTGCCTTTCACGACGATCCAGTGCTCGGCGCGGTGGTGGTGCATCTGCAGGCTCAACTGTGCGCCCGGGTTCACGATGATGCGCTTGACCTGGAAGCGGTCGCCCTGGTCGATGCCTTCGTACGAACCCCACGGGCGGATGACACGGCGGTGCGTGACCGATTCGTGGCGGCCGGACGCGTTCAGCCATTCGACGATTTTCTTGACGTCCTGGGCCTTGTCGCGATGCGCGACCAGCACGGCGTCGGCGGTTTCCACGATCACGATGTTGTCGAGGCCGATCGCGGCAACCATCCGGTGTTCCGCGCGGATATACGAGTTCTTCACCGCGTCGGTGAAGATGTCGCCGATGAGTGCGTTGCCCTGTTCGTCGGCGGCCGCGATGTCCGCAAGCGCGCTCCACGACCCGATGTCGTTCCAGCCGAGATCGGCCGCCGCGACGACGGCTGCGCGCTCGGTCTTTTCCATCACCGCGTAGTCGATCGAGACGTTCGGGCACGCTGCGAATGCTTCGGTGTCGAGACGGAGAAAGTCGTTGTCGCGCTTGGCGGATTCGAACGCGAGTTCTGCCTGACGGGCGATTTCCGGTGCATGGCGATGCAGCTCTTCCATGTACGTGGACGCCTTCAGCATGAACATGCCGCTGTTCCAGTAGTAGTTGCCGTCGCTGAGGAAGCGTTCGGCCGTCGGCGCGTCGGGCTTTTCGACGAATGCGTCGACCTTGTAGACCTGCTTGCCGTCTGCGATGGCCGGGCCACGGCGAATATAGCCGAAGCCGGTGTGCGCTTCCGTTGGCGTGATGCCGAACGTGACGAGGTGCTGGTCTGCTGCGATCGCCGCTGCCTCTGTGGCTGCGGCGATGAATGCGGGCTCGTTGAGGATGACGTGATCCGACGGCAGCACCAGCAGCAGTGCGTCAGGCGATTCGTGCAGGGCGAGCAGCGCGGCGATCGCGATCGCGGGCGCGGTGTTGCGGCCTACCGGCTCGAGCACGATCGATGACGGCGTGATGTTGACTTGGCGGAGTTGTTCCGCGACCAGGAAGCGCTGATCGTTGTTGGTGACGATGATGGGGGCTGCGGCGCTCGGGATGTGCTGAAGGCGGACAGCCGTCTGCTGGACGAGGGTCTGGTCGCCTGTCAGTTTCAAGTATTGCTTCGGATAGCCGCCGCGCGACATGGGCCAAAGGCGGGTGCCGCTGCCGCCGCAAAGAATTACCGGGTAGATTGTCATTTTTTCTCAGTCACGAATGTCGTTGTTCATGCTGTCCGATGGAGTCGATGGTCGCAACAGACAGTGCGGCGTCGATCGAATGTCGGAAATCGGGGTGTCGATTCATTCGGAGACGCCAGGCAAAATGGCTGGACGCATTGCGGATCCAGCGGAAAATCTTGCGTATCGGACGCGATCGATTGCGCCCGATATCGGTCAGGGGGCGGGCCGCTGGCGCCGCCAGCCGATGAATCGCAGCTTCCGGCGTAGTATATAGGCGAAGTTTCCAGTCCCAGTAGATCGGATAGCGGATGAACGTTCCGGCAACCAGCATGTCGAGCGTGAGTGTCCGGCGGCGCCACGGAATTGGCAGATGGTCTTGAGTCAGTCCCCAACCCGCGTAAAACGGCATTCCATAGGTAAAAACACTTTTATCCCGCAGGAGCGCGTCAAAACCCGCCAGCGACGACATCGTATGCACTTCGTCAGCGATATCGATGAGCGACAGCAGGTCAGAGTCAGTGTCGACGATGTCAGCAAGCTGCGCTGCGTGAACGAGTCCCTTTCTGTTGCCGGATAGGACATCAGGGTGCGGTTTGTAGACGATGAACGCTGATGGCCGAGCGTGGCGTACTGCTTGAAGCAGCGTTTCGACATCGCGTATATGGACGGTACCTAGTTTGATTGAGGCGTCATCTGCTACCTGTCCGGGCACGAGCACGACGGTTGTGCCGGGAGGGGGACGCCACGACGGCAGTCGTCGTCCGAGATTGTATTTACTGATACCGGCGGAGACGATGCTTGCGCGCAAGCTTTTCGCTCGCACCAACTCCGCCGCTGAGAATTCGGCTGTGTTCAGCAACTCGCTGAGGTCACTGGGCTGGCTCGCGTCGAAGTAGATGCCGCGTTTGTCAATCACCTGGCTTGCCGGAGGTGACATGTCCGAACCGAGGCCGTCGGAATGTATGAAGCCGTCCTCGATTCTGACGTGGCGTGTCTTGGGTGAAAGTTCCTTGGCATTTCTCGCCCCCCATAGAACTGCGTATTCCGTCGCATCGTGGATGTCTGGTCTGGCCGTCCACCGCAACACGCCACCACCCGCGACAAGGAACGGTGTCGCAAATGGGCGTTTCCACCATTGAAATCGGAAACCTGCGAGACACGTGAGATCCGCGAAGCGCGAGCGAACAGCGCGCTGTAGCTCCAGATGCGTCAGCAACTGGTCGAAACGTCCCTGCTCATGTGTCACAGGATCGAGGTAGCTGCAATGACGGAGAAAGACGGCATCGAAAAATTCGACGAGTGTGGGTCGTGCACGATGCCCGGGAAAGGTGCTTTCGTCTTGCGTCAGTCCCCATCCTGCGTAGAACGGCTCGCCGTAAACATGCACAGACGCGCCTGTCAGCAAGCCAAACAAGCCTTCGATCGCCCCCAATGTATAAATGTGATCGACCTTGGGAAGCATGGGGAAGGGCAGCGTACTCGCGCCCATGACCGGAAGCGTGGCATCGGTTATTGCCGACAACCAGTCACCGTGCGCGAGGTCCTTGGACCGAAGAAAGCGGATGTCTGCATCACGATGATTCGCGCGAGCCGTCGCGACCATGCGCCTGAAAACCGCCGGATCGTTTCGACGTGGCGATTTCTCACCTTGCGCCGAAACAATGCGCTCGTCGATGATCAGCACTCGCCCCGATGATTGAGATGTTGCTGCATTTGGCAGCGACGGAAGGGGGCACGTACAGAGTGCGGCGACACGTGCTAGCAGTGAGTCTGAACTGGTGCTGTACTCGTAGGGGACCTGCAGCGTTTCGTTCAGGGCGTCGGCGAACAGGTGTCGACCGGACTTCCGGAACTGAGCACTGAACCAGGACAGTCGTGGAGTTCCGCGGCTCAATTGCGATTGGAATGGTCCTGGCCACGTGACGTTCACGCGTCCATCGACATGTTGTACTTCGCTTCGGATGCTTGCTTCCGGCTCGCAATTCGTTCGGGGCAGCACGTCTCCTGCTGACCGGACCGTGTTCCTGTCGAGACTGTTGCTGTCAGGCGACCTGCCTGGCTGCGAGAGGGGGGTCATTGACGCAGTGCCTTGATCAAGCTGTCGACGCTGCAGAAATGGTCGGCCCAAGTCGGTTCACGGAATCGCTGGATTCGATCGAGCTGGGCGTTCCGGTCGGCGCTGTCGTCGCGGCTATATGATTCGATGCGAGAGATCCACCCGGGGCCGTCGAGCGGGTCGAGATAGTCCGGGATATCCTCGGCGATTTCACGAAATACCGGAAGATCGCTGGCGATGACCGGCACGCGCGCAGCCAGCGCTTCAGCCAACGGCATTCCGTACCCTTCGACGAACGACGGGAATAGGAGTGCCCGTGCGTGTTGCAGCCATTGATCGAGTTTCTCGTCGGAACAGTTATTTTCTTCCACGACTGTGTGACGAAGCGAATTGCAACGATCAAGCATGTCGACTACGTTTTCGCATTCCCAGCCCCTCCGTCCGATCACAACGAGCTTTGGTGTGGCGGTTCCGAATTTTTCCGTAAGTTGGCGCCACAGATGCAGCATGAACCAATGGTTCTTGCGCGGCTCGATGGTGCCGAGCATGACGAAATACGGGCTGCCCAGAGGCGGTGCGGTCGGCGTGGTGCTGCGCGCGAATCCCGTCGCGAGAGGTGCAACGACACTGGCAGGAAGAAGGATTCCCGTATGATCCGCTTCGATGGCCATAGACGTCAATGTGGCCTGGGAGTTGGCGATGAGTCCGTCAGCATGGGCGAAGGCAGTGTGCATGCGTCGCCGATGAATGGCATCGACACCTGGCCGGCAGTATTCGGGGTGCGTAAGCGGAATGAGATCGTGCACCATAAACACCGTACGAATTTGACGTCTTTTCATCGATTCGTAATAACGCCGGTATTCTAGGCCGCTGTGGCTGGTGTGCAACAGGACGCCATCGGTCACAGGCTTTTCCCATGGGCGTTGTAGCACTGCGCGAGCGATCAGCTTGCGGATAGCACTCCGATTGCGATTCGTAATCATCAGCCACGAAAATACGCGTTGCGAATCCCTTTCATTTAGGATGGTGACGAATCCTCGCTCGCTCAGAACGGCTCGAGCGCTTGCTCCGTATCGTTCGATATAGGCGAGACCAACCCGGTCGATCCCGGTGGGGACGAGACCGGAGTAAAGCCGGTCGACGAGGCGCGTGACGTCCAGGAGAATCGTCGGCACTGAAGTAGTGACAAATAGAAGAAGAAAACAACAGCCTGAACAGGTAAGTTCGGCCGGATCTTTATTGGATGTGTGCCATTTTACTCGACAACATGCGACAATCTGCGCTGATTTTTTCAGACCATCAGCGTAATAAATGTCCCGTCCGTATCTCGGCTTCACTCTGTCCGCTTTCATGTTGACGGCGGCATTCCTTACGGGTTGCTCCAGCATCCCGACATCCGGGCCCAGCCGCTCCCAGATTCAGCAGGTGCCGCAGTCAGCGAATCCAAACGGTATCCAGATCGTAGATGTGACGGATGCCGTTGCGCGTCAGCTGTTCAGTGAGCGACGAACGGCGGATTTTGCCAATGTGCTCGGTGGAGGTGCGCGGTTCAGCGAGCAATTGGGTGTCGGCGACACGATTGAAGTCTCGATCTGGGAGGCGCCACCGGCAACGCTTTTCGGGGCCGCCCAGCAAGGGGGGGCACCGTAACGGCTGCGACGAATGCACGGGTAACGGTATTGCCTGAGCAGGTAATCGATGGCGATGGCACGATCAACATCCCTTTCGCGGGGCAGATGAGGGCGGTCGGGCGCACACCCGCGCAGCTCCAGCGTGACATTGCAACCAGGTTGAAGAACATCGCGCATGACCCGCAGGTGCTCGTCAGACTGTCGCGTAACGTAACTTCGTATGTGACGGTTGTCGGGGATGTCGCGAGCAGTAATCGCATGCAGCTCAGTGCGCGCGGCGAGCGGGTACTCGATGCATTGGCATCTGCTGGCGGGGTCCGGCAACCGGTCGACAAGATCACGATCCAGATTACGCGAGGCGACAAGGTTGCGTCGCAGCCACTGGAAACGATCATCAAGGACCCGCGTCAGAACGTTTCGCTACGAGCTGGCGATGTGGTAACGGCGTTGTATCAACCATTCAGCTTTACCGCACTGGGTGCCACCGGCAAGAATGAAGAGGTCAATTTCGAGGCCCAAGGCATCACGCTTGCTCAGGCTTTGGCGCGTGCTGGCGGTCTGCAGGACACGCGCTCGGATGCGCAGGGCGTTTTCATTTTCCGGCTTGAGGATGCGAATGCACTGCCGTGGCCTGATCAGCCCGTTCGTACGACGATTGGCGGTAAGGTGCCGGTCGTGTATCGGGTCAATCTACGAGATCCTAACTCGTTCTTCGTTGCGCAGAGTTTCATGATCGACAACAAGGATTTGCTCTATGTGTCGAATGCGCCGGTTGCCGAGTTGCAGAAGTTTCTGAATGTCGTGTTCTCGGTGGCTTACCCGATCGTCAACGGGGTGCAATCGTTCAAGTAAGCACGATGCTGGCCGGTAGTTTGGAAGGGCGCGTGCACGGTTTTGGGGCCGGTACCACACGCTCTCGGCCCTCGTGTGTTTTCATTACTCAAACTGACTAGGCCGAATGCACGATCTGGAGTCGAGCGCCGCGTTGCGCGACGCGGGCGCATCACTTAGGGCTCACTATTCCGAGCGAGTCCTGCCGATTTGGCGCGGACCGGGTTTTAACCCGGAATTGCAGCTACCGTTCGAAGCCGTCTCTCCACGTGATCACGGCCCACTGCCGCCCACCCGTTATCGGGCGATGGCATGTGCGAGGCAGCTTTTTGTTTTTTCGCAGGCCGGCGACTTGGCGCATGCGGAGCAACTGTTCAATTCGCTGCGACGCTATTTCGAGGACCGGCGACACGGTGGCTGGTTTTATAGCGTAGGCGTCAACGGCAAGCCGAAGGAGTGCGAAAAGGATTTGTATACGCACGCGTTCGTGATCTTCGCTACCGCTGAATATGTGCGTCGATCAGGATCGCCAGAGGCCCTTGCCGTACTGGAGCGGACTGTCGATCTGGTCGACACGCGCTTTGCGGTAGGTGAGCACGCCCCCGGCTTGCTAAATGCCGCAATGTCCGAGGATTTCTCGGTCGTGGTCAGCGCACCATTGCAGAACCCGCTGATGCATTTGACGGAAGCGTGGCTTGCCGCAGGCTCGGCAACCGGTTCCGACATGTTTGATAGGCGCTTGCACACACTCGCCACTGCAATTGCACACGCTTTCGTCGAGCCGACGACCGGCTGCATTGCAGAGTTGCCGATCGGTAGTACGGGTAACCGGTTCGAACCGGGGCATCAGTTCGAGTGGTATTTCTTGGCGTTCGGCAGTGCACATCCGGCGTTCGTCGCGTCCGGATTACGTGCGTCGCTCTCATCCGCGTTCGAGTTTGCGTGCCGGTATGGTGTTGATCCCGAGACCGGC
This DNA window, taken from Burkholderia cenocepacia, encodes the following:
- a CDS encoding mechanosensitive ion channel family protein, whose protein sequence is MIDLATAQQFLMTRGLDFGLNLLAAIVLWFVGRWAIRIGTRLLGKVVRRSGKVDPTLTDYLTSVVGVLLTILLILAILQIFGVQTTSFAALLAGLGLAIGTAWGGLLAHFAAGVFMQVLRPFKIGDVISAGGVTGTVKELGLFGTTIITADNIVTIVGNNKIFSDNIANYSATPHRRVDLTAKIAHSVDAADAINRLKTQIQQIPNVLTTPAPDVGVLQFTPEGPLLFVRPSTAPEHYWQVYCDTNRVILETFRDAQYPTPETPVSHRTA
- a CDS encoding DedA family protein, translating into MDTLLHFVNLVLHIDAFLGDFIRQYGAWVYLVLFLIVFCETGLVVFPFLPGDSLLFIGGAFAATGEMNVGLLIVLLLVAAISGNTVNYLIGRWVGPKVFNTHIPVLERFLDRAALQKTHSFYDKHGGKTIVLARFIPVVRTFAPFVAGASSMSVARFQLFNVIGALVWVLLLVLLGYFFGNIPFIRQYLNVIVLVGIGAAIVPVALGAVWKLVRRKQSDNVPKAGGR
- a CDS encoding mannose-1-phosphate guanylyltransferase/mannose-6-phosphate isomerase — translated: MTIYPVILCGGSGTRLWPMSRGGYPKQYLKLTGDQTLVQQTAVRLQHIPSAAAPIIVTNNDQRFLVAEQLRQVNITPSSIVLEPVGRNTAPAIAIAALLALHESPDALLLVLPSDHVILNEPAFIAAATEAAAIAADQHLVTFGITPTEAHTGFGYIRRGPAIADGKQVYKVDAFVEKPDAPTAERFLSDGNYYWNSGMFMLKASTYMEELHRHAPEIARQAELAFESAKRDNDFLRLDTEAFAACPNVSIDYAVMEKTERAAVVAAADLGWNDIGSWSALADIAAADEQGNALIGDIFTDAVKNSYIRAEHRMVAAIGLDNIVIVETADAVLVAHRDKAQDVKKIVEWLNASGRHESVTHRRVIRPWGSYEGIDQGDRFQVKRIIVNPGAQLSLQMHHHRAEHWIVVKGTALVTNGDKEIMLTENQSTYIPLGATHRLTNPGKIPLELIEVQSGAYLGEDDIVRFEDTYGRAAK
- the miaA gene encoding tRNA (adenosine(37)-N6)-dimethylallyltransferase MiaA, whose product is MSASSQSRPTTIACLLGPTASGKTAAALALAARRPIEIVSVDSALVYRDMDIGTAKPSREERASVPHHLIDIIDPADAYSAAEFRADTLRLIGEIVARGCTPLLAGGTMLYYKALTQGLNDLPGADPEVRAALDADAARDGWPALHARLAQVDPDTAARLAPNDSQRIQRALEIFMLSGQPMSALLAAPRRTDDAAAAYRFVPVALEPSDRAVLHARIAQRFDAMLDAGFIDEVERLRRRDDLHPDLPSMRCVGYRQAWEFLDGDSDYRTMRDKGIFATRQLCKRQITWLRAMPERIVVDCIAPDSTARALDALERVLDGRTPD
- a CDS encoding glycosyltransferase family 4 protein, with translation MPTILLDVTRLVDRLYSGLVPTGIDRVGLAYIERYGASARAVLSERGFVTILNERDSQRVFSWLMITNRNRSAIRKLIARAVLQRPWEKPVTDGVLLHTSHSGLEYRRYYESMKRRQIRTVFMVHDLIPLTHPEYCRPGVDAIHRRRMHTAFAHADGLIANSQATLTSMAIEADHTGILLPASVVAPLATGFARSTTPTAPPLGSPYFVMLGTIEPRKNHWFMLHLWRQLTEKFGTATPKLVVIGRRGWECENVVDMLDRCNSLRHTVVEENNCSDEKLDQWLQHARALLFPSFVEGYGMPLAEALAARVPVIASDLPVFREIAEDIPDYLDPLDGPGWISRIESYSRDDSADRNAQLDRIQRFREPTWADHFCSVDSLIKALRQ
- the mutL gene encoding DNA mismatch repair endonuclease MutL, with amino-acid sequence MSDITETAAGAAPAPAARPLRAIQPLPDQLISQIAAGEVVERPASVVKELLENAMDAGATTLRIVLEEGGVKRISITDDGCGIPPDELALALMRHATSKIRSLEELEAVATLGFRGEALASIASVAEMSITSRTADAAHAMKIDAQTGVLSPAAGSIGTTIEVRELYFNTPARRKFLKSEQTEFGHCLEMIRRAALARPDVAISVLHNGKAVEHWNATEPAQRVAKILGDSFATAHLPLDEQAGPLAVYGCAGLPTASRGRADQQYFFVNGRFVRDKLLTHAVRAAYEDVLHGDRYPSYVLFLDLPPEAVDVNVHPSKIEVRFRDSRSIHQYVFHAVQRALARHAGASPETTAGGHAAHLEPAPRGPASFLDTPLGQSPGGAGGIGGSGGSGFSSPSSSSSAGNTWMRQARMTQGTLPVAQPLALYDALFGRKDSGAGTPDGTTLIARDAADSTDAPVAPLPGFAATPLAAGAHDEQPLGFALGQIHGIYVLAQNAYGLVIVDMHAAHERILYEQFKNALADRTVAVQSLLLPISMTATPVEIGTVEEERDTLESLGFDLAVLSPTTLAIRAVPALLKDADLQSLARAVLADLHAFGGSRVLTERQHELLGTLACHHAVRANRRLTLDEMNALLRQMEATERADQCNHGRPTWYQLTLNDLDRLFMRGQ
- a CDS encoding capsular biosynthesis protein, which encodes MLIIDERIVSAQGEKSPRRNDPAVFRRMVATARANHRDADIRFLRSKDLAHGDWLSAITDATLPVMGASTLPFPMLPKVDHIYTLGAIEGLFGLLTGASVHVYGEPFYAGWGLTQDESTFPGHRARPTLVEFFDAVFLRHCSYLDPVTHEQGRFDQLLTHLELQRAVRSRFADLTCLAGFRFQWWKRPFATPFLVAGGGVLRWTARPDIHDATEYAVLWGARNAKELSPKTRHVRIEDGFIHSDGLGSDMSPPASQVIDKRGIYFDASQPSDLSELLNTAEFSAAELVRAKSLRASIVSAGISKYNLGRRLPSWRPPPGTTVVLVPGQVADDASIKLGTVHIRDVETLLQAVRHARPSAFIVYKPHPDVLSGNRKGLVHAAQLADIVDTDSDLLSLIDIADEVHTMSSLAGFDALLRDKSVFTYGMPFYAGWGLTQDHLPIPWRRRTLTLDMLVAGTFIRYPIYWDWKLRLYTTPEAAIHRLAAPAARPLTDIGRNRSRPIRKIFRWIRNASSHFAWRLRMNRHPDFRHSIDAALSVATIDSIGQHEQRHS
- the tetR gene encoding tetracycline resistance transcriptional repressor TetR, with the translated sequence MKDTGARLTRDTVLRAALELLDEVGIDGLSTRRLAERLGVQSPTLYWHFRNKAELLDAMAEAIMLERHGESLPRPGDVWDVWLAENARSFRRALLAYRDGARLHAGTRPRALHFSSIERKVALLGEAGFKPDEAVDVMVAIGRFVVGWVLEEQARPDGDTDALLPDAAEYPLFAQGWAALRERSGDEAFERGIAWIVDGARARLAARRAG